From Anopheles arabiensis isolate DONGOLA chromosome 3, AaraD3, whole genome shotgun sequence, a single genomic window includes:
- the LOC120900752 gene encoding ankyrin repeat domain-containing protein 13C isoform X1, producing MTDSFPLHECVFNGDTRKLSLLLRTHEIAEKDKHGNTPLHLAVMLGKKECIFLLLAHGAPVKVKNSQGWSPLAEAISYGDRQIISSLLRKLKQQAREQMEQRRPNLVKALKQMGDFYMELKWDFHSWVPLISRILPSDVCKIHKSGCSIRLDTTLVDFSDMRWERGDISFIFKGDNPPKDSLTALDNECRCYQHVRHEETEMEIEDEVDILMSSDILAAQMSTKGISFTKAQSGWIFREDRRETVAGQYDSDLYTINGLTLEQRKRREHLSRDDLQKNKALMESLTKGGQGQQGGIDQNGEIYRRESLQPPPNCEVTWQDYVSAEPGQYPNLGRELVYKESSKNFKATVAMSKDFPLSVDMLLNVLEVIAPFKHFSKLREFVTLKLPSGFPVKIDIPILPTVSAKITFQKFEFRDDISPDLFVIPEDYKEDTMRFLIYFIDFLIYDLSISTD from the exons ATGACGGACTCGTTTCCGCTGCATGAGTGCGTCTTTAACGGTGATACCCGTAAGCTATCGCTGCTGCTCCGGACTCACGAAATAGCCGAAAAGGACAAACATG gAAACACTCCACTCCATTTGGCTGTTATGCTGGGAAAGAAAG AATGTATCTTCTTATTGCTTGCACATGGCGCACCggttaaagtgaaaaattcTCAAGGATGGTCACCCCTAGCGGAAGCGATCTCATACGGAGATCGTCAAATAA TAAGTTCACTGTTGCGCAAATTGAAGCAACAGGCACGCGAACAAATGGAACAACGTCGCCCGAACCTGGTGAAAGCCCTAAAGCAGATGGGTGACTTCTACATGGAGCTCAAGTGGGACTTTCATTCCTGGGTGCCACTTATCTCCCGTATCCTTCCCTCTGACGTGTGCAAAATTCACAAATCCGGCTGTTCGATCCGGCTGGATACGACGCTGGTTGACTTTTCCGATATGCGCTGGGAGCGTGGCGACATCTCGTTCATTTTCAAAGGCGATAACCCTCCAAAGGACTCGTTGACGGCGCTCGACAACGAGTGTCGTTGTTACCAGCACGTGCGACACGAAGAGACCGAGATGGAGATTGAGGATGAGGTCGATATCTTGATGTCGAGCGACATCCTTGCGGCGCAGATGTCAACGAAGGGTATCAGTTTCACGAAAGCACAATCCGGCTGGATCTTTCGCGAGGATCGGCGGGAAACGGTGGCCGGACAGTACGACAGTGATCTCTACACAATAAACGGGCTGACGCTGGAGCAGCGCAAGCGCCGCGAACACTTATCTCGAGACGATCTGCAGAAAAACAAAGCGCTGATGGAGTCACTGACGAAGGGCGGCCAGGGTCAGCAGGGCGGCATCGATCAGAATGGCGAGATCTATCGAAGGGAATCGCTCCAGCCACCGCCGAACTGTGAAGTCACCTGGCAGGATTACGTTTCGGCTGAGCCAGGACAGTATCCAAACTTGGGTCGTGAATTAGTTTATAAGGAATCGAGTAAAAATTTTAAAGCAACAGTAGCTATG AGCAAAGACTTCCCGCTGAGTGTCGACATGCTGCTAAACGTACTGGAAGTAATAGCACCGTTCAAGCACTTCAGCAAGCTGCGGGAATTTGTGACGCTGAAACTGCCCAGCGGCTTCCCGGTGAAGATCGACATCCCCATCCTACCGACGGTGTCGGCCAAGATCACATTTCAAAAGTTCGAGTTCCGGGACGACATTTCGCCCGATCTGTTCGTCATTCCGGAGGACTACAAAGAGGACACGATGAG GTTTCTTATTTACTTCATAGATTTCCTGATTTATGACCTTTCGATATCGACCGACTAA
- the LOC120900752 gene encoding ankyrin repeat domain-containing protein 13C isoform X2 translates to MTDSFPLHECVFNGDTRKLSLLLRTHEIAEKDKHGNTPLHLAVMLGKKECIFLLLAHGAPVKVKNSQGWSPLAEAISYGDRQIISSLLRKLKQQAREQMEQRRPNLVKALKQMGDFYMELKWDFHSWVPLISRILPSDVCKIHKSGCSIRLDTTLVDFSDMRWERGDISFIFKGDNPPKDSLTALDNECRCYQHVRHEETEMEIEDEVDILMSSDILAAQMSTKGISFTKAQSGWIFREDRRETVAGQYDSDLYTINGLTLEQRKRREHLSRDDLQKNKALMESLTKGGQGQQGGIDQNGEIYRRESLQPPPNCEVTWQDYVSAEPGQYPNLGRELVYKESSKNFKATVAMSKDFPLSVDMLLNVLEVIAPFKHFSKLREFVTLKLPSGFPVKIDIPILPTVSAKITFQKFEFRDDISPDLFVIPEDYKEDTMRFPDL, encoded by the exons ATGACGGACTCGTTTCCGCTGCATGAGTGCGTCTTTAACGGTGATACCCGTAAGCTATCGCTGCTGCTCCGGACTCACGAAATAGCCGAAAAGGACAAACATG gAAACACTCCACTCCATTTGGCTGTTATGCTGGGAAAGAAAG AATGTATCTTCTTATTGCTTGCACATGGCGCACCggttaaagtgaaaaattcTCAAGGATGGTCACCCCTAGCGGAAGCGATCTCATACGGAGATCGTCAAATAA TAAGTTCACTGTTGCGCAAATTGAAGCAACAGGCACGCGAACAAATGGAACAACGTCGCCCGAACCTGGTGAAAGCCCTAAAGCAGATGGGTGACTTCTACATGGAGCTCAAGTGGGACTTTCATTCCTGGGTGCCACTTATCTCCCGTATCCTTCCCTCTGACGTGTGCAAAATTCACAAATCCGGCTGTTCGATCCGGCTGGATACGACGCTGGTTGACTTTTCCGATATGCGCTGGGAGCGTGGCGACATCTCGTTCATTTTCAAAGGCGATAACCCTCCAAAGGACTCGTTGACGGCGCTCGACAACGAGTGTCGTTGTTACCAGCACGTGCGACACGAAGAGACCGAGATGGAGATTGAGGATGAGGTCGATATCTTGATGTCGAGCGACATCCTTGCGGCGCAGATGTCAACGAAGGGTATCAGTTTCACGAAAGCACAATCCGGCTGGATCTTTCGCGAGGATCGGCGGGAAACGGTGGCCGGACAGTACGACAGTGATCTCTACACAATAAACGGGCTGACGCTGGAGCAGCGCAAGCGCCGCGAACACTTATCTCGAGACGATCTGCAGAAAAACAAAGCGCTGATGGAGTCACTGACGAAGGGCGGCCAGGGTCAGCAGGGCGGCATCGATCAGAATGGCGAGATCTATCGAAGGGAATCGCTCCAGCCACCGCCGAACTGTGAAGTCACCTGGCAGGATTACGTTTCGGCTGAGCCAGGACAGTATCCAAACTTGGGTCGTGAATTAGTTTATAAGGAATCGAGTAAAAATTTTAAAGCAACAGTAGCTATG AGCAAAGACTTCCCGCTGAGTGTCGACATGCTGCTAAACGTACTGGAAGTAATAGCACCGTTCAAGCACTTCAGCAAGCTGCGGGAATTTGTGACGCTGAAACTGCCCAGCGGCTTCCCGGTGAAGATCGACATCCCCATCCTACCGACGGTGTCGGCCAAGATCACATTTCAAAAGTTCGAGTTCCGGGACGACATTTCGCCCGATCTGTTCGTCATTCCGGAGGACTACAAAGAGGACACGATGAG ATTTCCTGATTTATGA